Below is a genomic region from Kribbella qitaiheensis.
GACAGCCACCGTGATCACGTAGGCGACGAAGATCGTGCCGTGGATCGGCCCGAAGACCTTCACGCCGATCTCGTTGTCGGACAGCACGTACTTGAACAGCATGCCGATCAGCAGGCCGGTCCAGGAGACCGCCTCGGCGATCGCCACCGCACGGAACCAGGTCGCGTGCTTCGGCCGGACGGGCGCGTCGAGAGTCGTCTCAGTCATCAGGTCAGTGACCCTAACAAGTCCCCCAAGCCGGTCGGGGGATCGGCCAGGGGAGAACCCCGATGCGCCACGGAATCCGGTTGCCGAGGATCAGTACGTCCCCAACCGAAGGACGAGAAGGACAAGGAGCTCATCAAGGGCTCGCAATGCGCCACCTTGCAAGTGCCGGTCGACTGGAACCGCCCGAACGGACCGACCTTCGGACTCGCCCTCGCCCGCCGTACCGCGAAACAGGCGCGCGTGGGTTCGCTGGTGTTCGGACCAGGCGGGCCAGGCGATTCCGGCGTCGACCGGATCAGGACCGGAATGAGTCGTGCCTCGGTCTGCCCAAGGCGCCCAATCCCCAACAGGACTTGGAGATCCGCCACCTGAAGACGCCGATCCTGCTGTCCAACTCGATCCACGATCCGGCCACCGGCTACAACTGGGCAACGGACGTGGCTCGGCAGCTCGGCCGGAACGGCGTACTGCTGACCTACCAAGGCTGGGGACACGGCAGCTACAACAAGAGCCCGTGCGTCCAGTCCGCGATCGACGACTACCTGGTCTCCTTGAAGGTCCCTGCGCGTGGAAGCAGTTGCCCGGCCGTAGCACCGACCGGCTGACCCTCAGACCTGGACCAGGTGTGCTTCCTGGACCCTGGTGAGTTGGCGACCGGAGATCGCCTCGCCCGACAGCGACAGCAACTGGGCGCAGGCGATCTCGAGCGCCCGGGACTGGGTCGGGCAGCCGTCGACGAACCAGAACGGGTCGTCGTTCTGCAGGTCGTCCGCATCATCGATGTCGGCGAACCAGTGATGGTTCCCGCTGCAGACGCAGCGCACCACCCGCACTCGCAAGTTCATCGGTAAAGCTCCCCCGTACCTGGAACCGCCCTGGGTCCCCCCCGGGTCCCAGTCGGGGTCAGCCCGGCCGG
It encodes:
- a CDS encoding DUF3817 domain-containing protein, which gives rise to MTETTLDAPVRPKHATWFRAVAIAEAVSWTGLLIGMLFKYVLSDNEIGVKVFGPIHGTIFVAYVITVAVVRKPLRWSWSTTLLALAASIPPLFTWFFELWAERTNRLTR
- a CDS encoding alpha/beta hydrolase; translation: MEIRHLKTPILLSNSIHDPATGYNWATDVARQLGRNGVLLTYQGWGHGSYNKSPCVQSAIDDYLVSLKVPARGSSCPAVAPTG